Proteins encoded by one window of Mycolicibacterium cosmeticum:
- a CDS encoding N-acetylmuramoyl-L-alanine amidase — MLRRRPAPSLLLSAVVGTVVILPWAINGVPETDKQPPVAISQQPLNDLRGTDAAGETIKEVHQDTPFSLVAITADDLDGTTARVRAKQPDGSWGPWYETETLDGVGPQGKATHGTEPVFVGRTTTVQIAVSHTPPAPAPVKRDLGYIPANVEQPLPQNVNAVLISPPKAPIDVQFNPPAAAATIPGRPPNIISRAQWGADEAMKCGAPIYDQGVRAGVVHHTAGSNDYLPEDSAAIVRSIYEYHARTLGWCDIAYNALVDKYGQVFEGRAGGMDRPVQGAHTGGFNTDTWGVAMLGDFDTEPPTPIQLRTTGRLLGWRLGLDHVDPLGTVTLTSAGGDFTKFPQGAVETLPTIFTHRDVGNTDCPGNAAYALMPVLRDIAARFNRPAGPADLVDTLRGGAIFAKWQAMGAEKGPLGMPTSPEAAGDGTARYVTFDRGAMYWSPVTGAQPVTGAIYDAWGALGFERGALGLPTSGEIGEPQWIVQNFQHGTLNFDRETGAVTRVTDGVPLKLPPPNHSPIQMERFTPIDAR, encoded by the coding sequence GTGTTACGTCGTCGTCCTGCACCGTCACTGCTGCTCTCGGCAGTCGTCGGCACGGTCGTGATCCTGCCGTGGGCGATCAACGGCGTACCCGAGACCGACAAGCAGCCCCCGGTGGCCATCAGCCAGCAGCCGCTGAACGACCTGCGCGGCACCGACGCCGCCGGCGAAACCATCAAGGAAGTCCACCAGGACACCCCGTTCTCGCTGGTGGCGATCACCGCCGACGACCTGGACGGCACCACCGCGCGGGTCCGCGCCAAACAGCCGGACGGCTCCTGGGGCCCCTGGTACGAGACCGAGACCCTGGACGGGGTCGGGCCGCAGGGTAAGGCGACGCACGGCACCGAGCCGGTGTTCGTCGGCCGCACCACCACCGTGCAGATCGCGGTCAGCCACACACCACCGGCACCGGCCCCGGTGAAACGCGACCTCGGCTACATCCCGGCCAATGTCGAGCAGCCGCTGCCGCAGAACGTCAACGCCGTGCTGATCAGCCCACCCAAGGCGCCGATCGACGTGCAGTTCAACCCGCCCGCGGCCGCCGCGACCATCCCCGGCCGCCCGCCGAACATCATCAGCCGCGCCCAGTGGGGTGCCGACGAAGCGATGAAGTGCGGCGCCCCCATCTACGACCAAGGGGTGCGGGCCGGGGTCGTGCACCACACGGCCGGCAGCAACGACTACCTGCCCGAGGACTCCGCGGCGATCGTGCGCTCGATCTACGAGTACCACGCGCGCACCCTGGGCTGGTGCGACATCGCCTACAACGCCCTGGTGGACAAGTACGGGCAGGTGTTCGAGGGCCGCGCCGGTGGCATGGACCGCCCCGTGCAGGGCGCGCACACCGGCGGCTTCAACACCGACACCTGGGGTGTGGCCATGCTCGGCGACTTCGACACCGAGCCGCCCACCCCGATCCAGTTGCGCACCACCGGCCGGCTGCTGGGCTGGCGTCTGGGGCTGGACCACGTGGATCCGCTGGGCACCGTCACCCTGACCTCGGCCGGCGGTGACTTCACCAAGTTCCCGCAGGGCGCCGTGGAGACCTTGCCCACCATCTTCACGCACCGCGACGTCGGCAACACCGACTGCCCGGGCAACGCCGCCTACGCCCTGATGCCGGTGCTGCGGGATATCGCCGCCCGGTTCAACCGGCCGGCCGGCCCCGCCGATCTGGTGGACACGCTGCGCGGCGGCGCCATCTTCGCCAAGTGGCAGGCAATGGGCGCCGAGAAGGGCCCGTTGGGCATGCCGACCTCACCGGAGGCCGCCGGCGACGGGACCGCCCGCTATGTCACCTTCGACCGCGGCGCCATGTACTGGTCACCGGTCACCGGCGCCCAACCGGTGACCGGCGCCATCTACGACGCTTGGGGCGCACTGGGTTTCGAGCGCGGCGCGCTCGGCCTGCCCACCAGCGGCGAGATCGGCGAGCCGCAGTGGATCGTGCAGAACTTCCAGCACGGCACCCTGAACTTCGACCGGGAGACCGGTGCGGTCACCCGGGTCACCGACGGCGTGCCGCTGAAGCTGCCGCCGCCGAATCACTCCCCCATCCAGATGGAGCGGTTCACCCCGATCGACGCGCGCTGA
- a CDS encoding Cof-type HAD-IIB family hydrolase gives MLPALIATDVDGTLLDEGENVTPRTRAAVRAAVDAGAQFVLATGRPPRWVPPVVEQLGFAPMAVCANGAVIYDAANDRIVSARTLSAEVLTALADIATSVIPGAGLAVERVGRSAHDAATPQFVSSPGYEHAWLNPDNTEVSIEDLLSAAAVKLLIRKAGAQSADMAAALAPYVGVRGDLTYSTNNGLIEVTPRGVSKASGIAEVAGPLGIAAEDVVTFGDMPNDIPMLSWAGHGVAMGNAHPDAVAVADEVTTTNADDGVARVLERWWM, from the coding sequence ATGTTGCCCGCTCTGATCGCCACGGACGTCGACGGCACGCTGCTCGACGAAGGCGAGAACGTCACCCCCCGTACCCGCGCCGCGGTGCGGGCCGCGGTGGACGCCGGGGCGCAGTTCGTCCTGGCCACCGGCCGCCCGCCGCGTTGGGTGCCGCCGGTGGTGGAGCAGCTGGGCTTCGCCCCGATGGCGGTGTGCGCCAACGGCGCGGTGATCTACGACGCCGCCAACGACCGGATCGTGTCGGCGCGCACCCTGTCGGCGGAGGTGCTCACCGCGCTGGCCGATATCGCCACCTCGGTGATTCCTGGCGCCGGTTTGGCGGTGGAGCGGGTGGGCCGCAGCGCACACGATGCCGCGACCCCGCAGTTCGTCAGCTCACCCGGTTACGAACACGCGTGGCTCAACCCGGACAACACCGAGGTGTCCATCGAGGACCTGCTCAGCGCTGCCGCGGTGAAGCTGCTGATCCGCAAGGCGGGGGCGCAGAGCGCCGATATGGCCGCGGCGCTGGCACCGTACGTCGGCGTCCGGGGTGACCTGACCTACTCGACCAACAACGGTCTGATCGAGGTGACGCCACGGGGCGTCAGCAAGGCCTCGGGCATCGCGGAGGTGGCCGGGCCGCTGGGGATCGCCGCCGAGGATGTGGTGACGTTCGGTGACATGCCCAACGACATCCCGATGTTGAGCTGGGCCGGGCACGGGGTCGCCATGGGCAACGCGCATCCCGACGCGGTGGCCGTCGCCGACGAGGTCACCACCACCAATGCCGACGACGGGGTGGCCCGGGTGCTCGAACGCTGGTGGATGTAG
- a CDS encoding lysophospholipid acyltransferase family protein yields the protein MEPVFRSLEIAGKAAMRVTGTRLDFQGLEHLPRVGGAVVAINHTSYVDFLPAALAATARGRRMRFMIKAEMQDVRGVHFLIKHAGTIPVDRSAGGASYPIAVERLRAGELVGVYPEATISRSFELKEFKTGAARMALDARVPIIPLIVWGAHRVWTKDHPKALGRNHLPITVALGPALPPEGGVDEIMAELRRAMRSLLHAVQEAYPHPAGAYWVPRRLGGGAPTPEEAARLDEAELAERGRRQLGRH from the coding sequence ATGGAGCCGGTTTTTCGTTCCCTCGAGATCGCGGGGAAGGCGGCGATGCGTGTCACCGGCACCCGGCTGGATTTCCAGGGGCTGGAACACCTTCCGCGTGTGGGCGGGGCGGTGGTCGCGATCAACCACACCAGTTACGTGGATTTCCTGCCCGCGGCGCTGGCCGCGACGGCTCGCGGGCGCCGGATGCGGTTCATGATCAAGGCCGAGATGCAGGACGTGCGCGGGGTGCACTTTCTGATCAAGCATGCCGGCACCATTCCGGTGGACCGCAGCGCCGGCGGTGCGTCCTACCCGATCGCCGTCGAGCGCCTGCGGGCCGGCGAGCTGGTCGGGGTGTATCCGGAGGCCACCATCAGCCGCAGCTTCGAGCTGAAGGAGTTCAAGACCGGGGCGGCGCGGATGGCGCTCGACGCGCGGGTGCCGATCATCCCGCTCATCGTCTGGGGAGCACACCGCGTCTGGACGAAGGACCATCCGAAGGCCTTGGGCCGCAACCACCTTCCCATCACGGTGGCGCTGGGTCCAGCGCTGCCCCCCGAGGGCGGCGTCGACGAGATCATGGCCGAGCTGCGCCGGGCGATGCGGTCGTTGCTGCATGCCGTGCAAGAGGCCTATCCACATCCCGCGGGGGCGTACTGGGTGCCGCGGCGGCTCGGCGGCGGCGCACCCACCCCCGAGGAAGCCGCCCGTCTCGACGAGGCCGAGCTGGCCGAGCGGGGCCGCAGACAACTCGGGAGGCACTGA
- a CDS encoding lysophospholipid acyltransferase family protein, producing the protein MEPVYGTVIQAARLVWRLQGLKFTVTGVEHLPVTGGAVIAINHTSYFDFTFAGLPAYLQHRGRKVRFMAKKEVFDSKVSGPIMRSLRHIEVDRDSGAESFTAACQALKAGELVGVYPEATISRSFEIKAFKSGAARMAIAADVPIVPHIVWGAQRIWTKGHPKKMWRPKVPISVAVGEPIYPTLPAAELTALLHSRMQHLLEQVQDAYGPHPAGEYWVPHRLGGGAPTLAEADRMDAEEAAEKAARRAQRAGEAPE; encoded by the coding sequence GTGGAGCCGGTATACGGGACTGTCATCCAAGCCGCTCGCCTCGTGTGGCGGTTGCAGGGCTTGAAGTTCACCGTGACCGGGGTGGAGCACCTCCCGGTCACCGGGGGTGCGGTGATCGCGATCAACCACACCAGCTACTTCGATTTCACCTTCGCCGGGCTGCCCGCATATCTGCAGCACCGCGGCCGCAAGGTCCGGTTCATGGCGAAGAAAGAGGTGTTCGACAGCAAGGTCAGCGGCCCGATCATGCGCAGCCTGCGCCATATCGAGGTGGACCGCGACAGTGGTGCCGAGTCGTTCACCGCGGCCTGCCAGGCCCTCAAGGCCGGGGAGCTGGTGGGGGTGTACCCCGAGGCGACCATCAGCCGCAGCTTCGAGATCAAGGCGTTCAAGTCCGGGGCGGCCCGGATGGCCATCGCGGCCGACGTGCCGATCGTCCCGCACATCGTGTGGGGCGCCCAGCGCATCTGGACCAAGGGTCACCCCAAGAAGATGTGGCGGCCGAAGGTGCCGATCTCGGTGGCGGTGGGTGAGCCCATCTACCCGACGCTGCCGGCCGCCGAGCTGACGGCGCTGCTGCATTCGCGCATGCAGCATCTGCTGGAGCAGGTGCAGGATGCCTACGGGCCGCACCCGGCGGGCGAGTACTGGGTACCGCACCGGTTGGGTGGCGGGGCGCCGACGCTGGCCGAGGCCGATCGGATGGACGCCGAAGAGGCGGCGGAGAAGGCGGCCCGCCGGGCCCAGCGCGCCGGTGAGGCGCCGGAGTAG
- a CDS encoding MBL fold metallo-hydrolase yields the protein MQVTSVGHAGFLIDTSAGSILCDPWVNPAYFASWFPFPDNSTLDWDALGNCDYLYVSHLHKDHFDPATLRDHVNKDAVVLLPDYPVPDLRRELEALGFHRFVETTDSVKHTVSGPKGELDIMIIALRAPADGPIGDSGLVVSDRVTTAFNMNDARPIDLDMLAREFGHIDVHMLQYSGAIWYPMVYDMPARAKEAFGIQKRQRQMDRCRQYIAQVGATWVVPSAGPPCFLDPELRDLNDDHGDPANIFPDQVVFLDQLRTHGHDGGLLMIPGSTADFTGAQLVSLTHPVDDPESIFTTGKAAYIEAYAQRMAPVLAAEKAGWAPADGESLLEPLRARFEPIMAQSDQICDGIGYPVELRLPGASRTETVVLDFPKRAVREPIPDEKFRYGFEIPAQLVRTVVRDNEPDWVNTIFLSTRFRAWRVGGYNEYLYTFFKCLTDERIAYADGWFAEAHDDSASTVLDGWEIQRRCPHLKADLSKFGVVEGNTLTCNLHGWQWNLENGRCLTAKGHQLRSARTS from the coding sequence GTGCAGGTCACGAGTGTGGGGCACGCAGGCTTCCTGATCGATACGTCGGCAGGCAGCATCTTGTGCGACCCCTGGGTCAACCCCGCGTATTTCGCCTCCTGGTTCCCCTTCCCGGACAACAGCACGTTGGACTGGGACGCCCTCGGGAACTGCGACTACCTCTACGTCAGCCACCTGCACAAGGACCACTTCGATCCGGCGACCCTGCGCGACCACGTCAACAAGGACGCCGTCGTGCTACTGCCGGACTACCCGGTGCCCGATCTGCGCCGCGAGTTGGAGGCCCTCGGGTTCCACCGTTTCGTCGAGACCACCGATTCGGTGAAGCACACCGTCAGCGGCCCCAAGGGCGAGCTGGACATCATGATCATCGCGCTGCGCGCTCCCGCCGACGGCCCGATCGGCGATTCAGGCCTGGTGGTCTCCGACCGCGTCACCACCGCGTTCAACATGAACGACGCGCGGCCGATCGATCTGGACATGCTGGCCCGCGAGTTCGGCCATATCGACGTGCACATGCTGCAGTACTCCGGCGCCATCTGGTACCCGATGGTCTACGACATGCCGGCCCGGGCCAAGGAGGCCTTCGGCATCCAGAAGCGGCAGCGCCAGATGGACCGCTGCCGCCAGTACATCGCCCAGGTCGGTGCCACCTGGGTGGTGCCGTCGGCCGGGCCGCCGTGTTTCCTGGACCCGGAGCTGCGCGACCTGAACGACGACCACGGCGATCCGGCCAACATCTTCCCCGACCAGGTGGTGTTCCTGGACCAGCTGCGCACCCACGGTCACGATGGCGGGCTGCTGATGATCCCCGGCTCGACGGCGGATTTCACCGGCGCACAACTGGTTTCGCTGACCCACCCGGTCGACGACCCGGAGTCCATCTTCACCACCGGCAAGGCCGCCTACATCGAGGCATACGCGCAGCGGATGGCCCCGGTGCTGGCGGCGGAGAAGGCCGGTTGGGCACCGGCCGACGGAGAATCGCTGCTGGAGCCGCTGCGAGCCCGCTTCGAACCGATCATGGCGCAGTCCGATCAGATCTGCGACGGGATCGGGTACCCCGTGGAGCTGCGGCTGCCCGGGGCGTCGCGCACCGAGACCGTCGTGCTGGACTTCCCGAAACGGGCAGTGCGCGAGCCGATCCCGGATGAGAAGTTCCGGTACGGCTTCGAGATCCCGGCGCAGTTGGTGCGGACGGTGGTGCGCGACAACGAACCCGACTGGGTGAACACCATCTTCCTGTCCACCCGGTTCCGGGCCTGGCGGGTCGGCGGCTACAACGAATACCTCTACACGTTCTTCAAATGCCTCACCGACGAACGGATCGCCTACGCGGACGGCTGGTTCGCCGAGGCGCACGACGACAGCGCCTCCACCGTGCTCGACGGATGGGAGATCCAGCGCCGCTGCCCGCACCTGAAGGCGGATCTGTCCAAATTCGGTGTGGTGGAAGGCAACACGCTGACCTGCAATCTGCACGGCTGGCAGTGGAATCTGGAGAACGGCCGCTGCCTGACCGCCAAGGGGCACCAGCTCAGGAGCGCCAGGACGTCATGA
- the scnC gene encoding thiocyanate hydrolase subunit gamma, translated as MHDHDHDHDHDRTVKPMVDEITDFEVLEIALRELCIEKGIFTAEEHRRFTEFAEQIGPTPAARLVARAWLDPDFKALALAEPMTASKEVGVDWLEPTGFGTPSDFTAFEILADTPTVHHVIVCALCSCYPRPILGNSPEWYRTPNYRRRLVRWPRQVLSEFGLYLGDDIEVRVQDSNQKHRFMVMPLRPEGTDGWTEDQLAEIVTRDCLIGVALPKAGVTTNVVVETRPAIHPNGA; from the coding sequence ATGCACGACCACGACCACGATCACGACCATGACCGCACGGTGAAGCCGATGGTCGACGAGATCACCGACTTCGAGGTGCTCGAGATCGCGCTGCGCGAGCTGTGCATCGAGAAGGGCATCTTCACCGCCGAGGAGCACCGCCGGTTCACCGAATTCGCCGAGCAGATCGGCCCGACCCCCGCGGCCCGGCTGGTGGCGCGGGCCTGGCTGGATCCCGACTTCAAGGCGCTGGCGCTGGCCGAACCGATGACCGCGAGCAAGGAGGTGGGGGTCGACTGGCTGGAACCAACCGGGTTCGGCACGCCGAGTGACTTCACCGCCTTCGAGATCCTGGCGGACACCCCGACCGTGCACCACGTGATCGTGTGCGCGCTGTGTTCCTGCTATCCCAGACCGATCCTGGGCAACTCGCCCGAGTGGTACCGCACCCCCAACTACCGGCGCCGGCTGGTGCGCTGGCCCCGTCAGGTGCTCTCCGAGTTCGGCCTCTATCTGGGTGACGACATCGAAGTGCGCGTGCAGGATTCGAACCAGAAGCATCGCTTCATGGTGATGCCGCTGCGCCCCGAGGGCACCGACGGCTGGACTGAGGACCAGCTCGCCGAGATCGTCACCCGCGACTGTCTGATCGGCGTCGCGCTGCCCAAGGCGGGCGTGACGACCAACGTCGTCGTGGAGACCCGGCCCGCGATCCACCCCAACGGCGCATGA
- a CDS encoding SH3-like domain-containing protein codes for MSTAAERAAQLDLVGRLKSAFPEIPDAPYPDLMDHGRIVALTKPVHDVGGEPDAPMRYVNKDYEYWEHMTYVMCEVLAWRGIWLSEERRRIGNVDVGRAVYQGFPYYGRWLLSVARVLIEKHHIGLTELTERMIEVRDRYADGLAGRQLRAEPKGAGDGSQVPRNEHHIHAVGKGDPQVYAGQAGDPKFTVGDRVVVRDELPVLFYTRTPEYCRGAEGEIAVVAYESPAAEDETWARSDAKPEWFYVVQFNQADLWDDYTGSPTDTLRTEIPEHWLRGA; via the coding sequence ATGAGTACGGCCGCCGAACGCGCTGCCCAACTGGATCTGGTAGGCCGGTTGAAATCGGCCTTTCCCGAGATCCCGGACGCGCCCTATCCCGACCTGATGGATCACGGGCGGATCGTCGCGCTGACCAAACCGGTGCACGACGTCGGGGGCGAACCCGACGCCCCGATGCGCTACGTCAACAAGGACTACGAGTACTGGGAGCACATGACCTATGTCATGTGCGAAGTGCTCGCCTGGCGCGGCATCTGGCTGTCCGAGGAGCGCCGACGGATCGGCAACGTCGACGTGGGACGCGCCGTCTACCAAGGCTTCCCGTACTACGGCCGGTGGCTGCTGTCGGTCGCGCGGGTGCTGATCGAGAAACACCACATCGGCCTCACCGAACTCACCGAGCGGATGATCGAGGTGCGCGATCGATATGCCGACGGCCTGGCCGGCAGACAGTTGCGGGCCGAGCCCAAGGGCGCGGGGGACGGCTCGCAGGTCCCGCGCAACGAGCACCACATCCACGCCGTCGGCAAGGGTGACCCACAGGTGTACGCCGGCCAGGCCGGTGACCCCAAGTTCACGGTCGGCGACCGCGTGGTGGTGCGCGACGAACTGCCGGTGCTGTTCTACACCCGCACCCCCGAGTACTGCCGCGGCGCCGAAGGTGAGATCGCCGTCGTCGCCTACGAGAGCCCGGCCGCCGAGGACGAGACCTGGGCCCGCTCCGACGCCAAGCCGGAGTGGTTCTACGTGGTGCAGTTCAACCAGGCCGACCTGTGGGACGACTACACCGGGTCCCCGACCGACACCCTGCGAACCGAGATCCCCGAACACTGGTTGCGAGGCGCCTGA
- a CDS encoding DUF5718 family protein — protein MIELDDAELRGWFGFGVAGNFAGHLEQAGEAVDFVNVESPEGVTGPAPKGIFPWYAPGSDTFLGEFPLSHDEIALPASDTPLNLQIEPEVGLACEVRWQGDTVVSLLPFALGAFNDCSIRRPGAPKISHKKNWGPASKGVARQFFEAHDLTPDGPTATMRLVCYLHTADGQEHEYGLDSPLLGYSYYGEVLLDWITERLANQKGSPDTPLEDVGALMVASGHPEHVLIGIGATRYTPLGESTYLSPGDEAVVRVYDTASDAYSELRQKVR, from the coding sequence GTGATCGAACTCGACGACGCGGAACTGCGAGGCTGGTTCGGCTTCGGGGTGGCGGGCAACTTCGCCGGGCACCTCGAACAGGCCGGGGAGGCAGTCGATTTCGTCAACGTTGAGAGTCCAGAAGGCGTAACAGGCCCGGCACCCAAGGGGATCTTCCCGTGGTACGCGCCGGGCAGCGACACCTTCCTCGGCGAGTTCCCGCTGTCGCACGACGAGATCGCCCTGCCGGCCAGTGATACCCCGCTGAACCTGCAGATCGAGCCCGAGGTCGGACTGGCCTGCGAGGTGCGCTGGCAGGGCGACACCGTGGTGTCGCTGCTCCCGTTCGCCCTCGGCGCGTTCAACGACTGCTCCATCCGGCGGCCGGGCGCACCGAAGATCAGCCACAAGAAGAACTGGGGCCCCGCCTCCAAAGGTGTTGCGCGCCAGTTCTTCGAGGCCCACGACCTCACCCCGGACGGCCCGACGGCCACCATGCGCCTGGTGTGCTACCTGCACACCGCCGACGGTCAGGAGCACGAGTACGGGCTGGACAGCCCGCTGCTGGGCTACTCGTACTACGGCGAGGTGCTGCTGGACTGGATCACCGAACGGCTGGCCAACCAGAAGGGCTCCCCGGACACGCCACTGGAGGATGTCGGCGCCCTGATGGTGGCCTCCGGACACCCCGAGCACGTGCTCATCGGGATCGGCGCCACCCGCTACACCCCGCTGGGCGAGTCGACCTATCTGTCGCCGGGTGACGAGGCGGTGGTGCGGGTGTACGACACCGCATCCGACGCGTACTCCGAATTGCGCCAGAAGGTGCGCTGA
- the serS gene encoding serine--tRNA ligase, producing MIDLKLLRDEPDRVRASQRARGEDPGLVDALLDADTARRAAISAADNLRAEQKTASKSVGKASPEERPALLERAKQLAEEVKAAEAAQATAESAFTAAHLAVANVIVDGVPAGGEDNFVVLDTVGEPPAIESPKDHLELGEALGLIDMERGAKVSGSRFYFLTGQGALLQLGLLQLAVRLATANGFTLMIPPVLVRPEVMAGTGFLGAHADEIYHLDDDDLYLVGTSEVPLAGYHADEILDLSGGPLRYAGWSSCFRREAGSYGKDTRGIIRVHQFDKVEAFVYCKPEEAEAEHERLLGWQREMLAAIEVPYRVIDVAAGDLGSSAARKYDCEAWVPTQGTYRELTSTSNCSTFQARRLSTRYRDDDGKPQIAATLNGTLATTRWLVAILENHQQPDGSVRVPAALVPYLGTEVLTA from the coding sequence GTGATCGACCTCAAGCTGCTGCGTGACGAACCGGACCGGGTGCGGGCCTCACAGCGCGCCCGCGGCGAGGACCCCGGCTTGGTGGATGCGCTGCTGGATGCGGACACCGCCCGCCGCGCCGCCATCTCGGCCGCCGACAATCTCCGCGCCGAACAGAAGACGGCCAGTAAGTCGGTGGGCAAGGCCTCCCCCGAAGAGCGGCCGGCCCTGCTCGAGCGCGCCAAGCAACTCGCCGAGGAGGTCAAGGCCGCCGAGGCCGCGCAGGCAACGGCCGAGAGCGCCTTCACCGCCGCGCACCTGGCCGTCGCCAACGTCATCGTGGACGGGGTGCCGGCCGGCGGCGAGGACAACTTCGTCGTGCTTGACACCGTCGGTGAGCCGCCGGCCATCGAATCGCCGAAGGACCATCTCGAGCTCGGCGAGGCGCTGGGCCTGATCGACATGGAGCGCGGCGCCAAGGTGTCGGGGTCACGCTTCTACTTCCTCACCGGCCAGGGCGCGCTGCTGCAACTGGGCCTGCTGCAGCTCGCGGTCCGGCTGGCCACCGCCAACGGGTTCACCCTGATGATCCCGCCGGTGTTGGTGCGGCCCGAGGTGATGGCCGGGACCGGATTCCTCGGCGCGCACGCCGACGAGATCTACCACCTCGACGACGACGACCTGTACCTGGTGGGGACCTCGGAGGTGCCGCTGGCCGGCTATCACGCCGACGAGATCCTGGACCTGTCCGGCGGGCCGCTGCGCTACGCCGGCTGGTCGTCCTGCTTCCGGCGCGAGGCCGGCAGCTACGGCAAGGACACCCGCGGCATCATCCGCGTGCACCAGTTCGACAAGGTCGAGGCGTTCGTCTACTGCAAGCCCGAGGAAGCCGAGGCCGAACACGAGCGGCTGCTGGGCTGGCAGCGCGAGATGCTGGCCGCCATCGAGGTGCCGTACCGGGTGATTGACGTCGCCGCGGGCGATCTGGGCTCGTCGGCCGCGCGCAAATACGACTGCGAGGCCTGGGTGCCGACCCAGGGCACCTACCGCGAGCTCACCTCGACGTCGAACTGCTCGACGTTCCAGGCCCGCCGGCTGTCCACCCGGTACCGCGACGACGACGGCAAGCCGCAGATCGCCGCGACGCTCAACGGAACCCTGGCCACCACCCGCTGGCTGGTCGCGATCCTGGAGAACCACCAGCAGCCCGACGGCAGTGTCCGGGTGCCCGCCGCGCTGGTGCCCTATCTCGGTACGGAGGTGCTGACAGCGTGA
- a CDS encoding septum formation family protein: MEPMLDAPEHPQPFLDEGPPPPASRRLAWLRDAQLTPTRRALLLTALGGLMIAGVITVLPDTAAGGRLAGLSSGTGGLARSNSTFDHATSGSCLNWPDRVPDAAQIVDCTTEHRFEVAEAIDLRTFPGTEYGADAAPPSPARIQQISQEQCQSAVQRYLGDKYDPNGRFAVSLLWSGEKAWRQNGERRMLCGLQLPGADNQQQAFQGKVAAVDQSKVWPAGTCLGIDPATNQPTDIPVDCAGPHALEVTGAVNLAEKYPAGVPPEQEQDAYVKDTCAKITEDYLAPLKLRTTTLTLVYSTISLPSWLAGSHQVSCSIGTTLGNGGWSTLLNSAKGALMINGRPPVPPPDIPDERLNMPAIPPPSIDLSQSQSSSGYDSSQSSQSTQQTQSNQHLPGQSNQTPATQSSQPSTPAPAPGGNTFLNGPPPPGDVPPPVDGQAPGGPPLDGPPPPADAPAAPPAPAAPPPGPPPGPVEPVLPPVQ, from the coding sequence ATGGAGCCGATGTTGGACGCACCTGAGCACCCGCAGCCGTTCCTTGACGAGGGGCCCCCGCCGCCCGCGTCACGGCGGCTGGCCTGGCTGCGGGACGCCCAGCTGACCCCCACCCGGCGCGCGCTGCTGCTGACCGCCCTCGGTGGACTGATGATCGCCGGCGTGATCACCGTGCTGCCGGACACCGCGGCCGGTGGCCGGCTCGCCGGCCTGAGTTCCGGCACCGGTGGCCTGGCCCGGTCCAACAGCACCTTCGACCACGCCACCAGCGGATCGTGCCTGAACTGGCCGGACCGGGTGCCCGATGCCGCCCAGATCGTCGACTGCACCACCGAGCACCGGTTCGAGGTGGCCGAGGCCATCGACCTGCGCACCTTCCCCGGCACCGAGTACGGGGCCGACGCCGCGCCGCCGTCGCCGGCGCGCATCCAGCAGATCAGCCAGGAGCAGTGCCAGAGCGCCGTGCAGCGCTATCTGGGCGACAAGTACGACCCCAACGGCCGGTTCGCGGTGAGCCTGTTGTGGTCCGGGGAGAAGGCCTGGCGGCAGAACGGCGAGCGCCGCATGCTGTGCGGCCTGCAGCTGCCCGGCGCGGACAACCAGCAACAGGCTTTCCAGGGCAAGGTCGCCGCGGTGGATCAGTCCAAGGTGTGGCCCGCAGGCACCTGCCTGGGCATCGACCCGGCCACCAACCAGCCCACCGACATCCCGGTCGACTGCGCCGGCCCGCACGCGCTCGAGGTCACCGGCGCGGTCAACCTCGCCGAGAAGTACCCGGCCGGCGTCCCGCCCGAGCAGGAGCAGGACGCCTACGTCAAGGACACCTGCGCCAAGATCACCGAGGACTACCTGGCGCCGCTGAAGCTGCGCACCACCACGCTGACGCTGGTGTACAGCACCATCTCGCTGCCCAGCTGGCTGGCCGGCAGCCACCAGGTGTCCTGCAGCATCGGCACCACCCTGGGCAACGGCGGCTGGTCCACCCTGCTCAACAGCGCCAAGGGTGCGCTGATGATCAACGGTCGGCCGCCGGTGCCGCCGCCCGACATCCCGGACGAGCGCCTGAACATGCCGGCCATCCCGCCGCCGTCCATCGATCTGTCGCAGAGCCAGTCGTCGAGCGGCTACGACTCCAGCCAGTCCTCGCAGTCGACCCAGCAGACACAGTCCAATCAGCACCTGCCCGGTCAGTCGAACCAGACGCCGGCCACCCAGAGCAGCCAGCCGTCGACCCCGGCGCCGGCGCCCGGCGGCAACACGTTCCTGAACGGACCGCCCCCGCCGGGTGACGTGCCGCCGCCGGTCGATGGGCAGGCTCCCGGTGGGCCCCCGCTGGACGGACCGCCCCCGCCGGCGGACGCACCTGCCGCGCCGCCCGCACCAGCCGCTCCGCCGCCCGGCCCGCCGCCCGGTCCCGTCGAGCCGGTGCTGCCGCCGGTGCAGTGA